From the Nymphalis io chromosome 1, ilAglIoxx1.1, whole genome shotgun sequence genome, one window contains:
- the LOC126769795 gene encoding uncharacterized protein LOC126769795 encodes MTSKFSAKIIEMFRNLKSDAIPRPPRNSNSGLSDTTETEAHNENVDYTNQEEIFVEQDDRKKKKKKPKYQKSFSEPSPENTEFVDEDDRRSSNASSNVNTQASGNVINIVNSRNVRCGNEFVYYMGPVHGNPGKPKTPKSESDDEEPIEKTKDIILLLETKHKPEHEYIDLISKNLGKNWHSFFRRLGYKQGQIETAEIDMAKHGVAEARYRLLLDWIRNDDDGTLGKLANVLWEGGERLIVKELAAIYKKDK; translated from the exons ATGACAAGCAAATTTAGTgcaaaaattattgaaatgtttcGAAATCTTAAATCCGATGCGATACCTCGTCCACCGAGAAATAGCAATAGTGGTTTAAGTGATACAACAGAGACAGAGGCACATAATGAAAATGTCGATTATACTAACCAGGAAGAAATATTTGTGGAACAAGACGatcgaaaaaagaaaaaaaagaaaccaAAGTATCAAAAGTCTTTTTCTGAACCATCTCCTGAAAATACTGAGTTTGTTGACGAAGACGACAGACGAAGCAGCAATGCAAGCAGCAATGTGAATACTCAAG CGAGTGGCAATGTCATTAACATTGTAAACTCCAGAAATGTGCGTTGTGGTAATGAGTTTGTATACTACATGGGACCAGTCCATGGTAACCCTGGCAAGCCAAAGACACCAAAATCCGAATCTGATGATGAAGAGCCTATTGAAAAAACTAAAgacataatattactattagaGACCAAACACAag cctGAACATGAGTACATAGATTTAATATCAAAGAATCTTGGTAAAAACTGGCACAGTTTCTTCAGAAGACTTGGTTACAAACAAGGGCAGATAGAAACTGCTGAAATTGACATGGCAAAACATGGAGTTGCTGAA GCAAGATATAGGCTTCTATTGGATTGGATAAGGAACGACGATGATGGTACTCTAGGCAAATTGGCAAATGTTTTGTGGGAAGGAGGAGAACGACTAATTGTCAAAGAGTTGGCAGCCATATACAAGAAAGACAAGTGA